Sequence from the Sphingosinicella ginsenosidimutans genome:
AGTGGGCCACCTCGGCCACCGTGCCCTCCGGATCGGCGAGGGCATCCTCATAGCAGAGGCGGAGCGGGGTCACCGCGAGATCGCGGAACATCGCCTCCCAGGCCGCGGCCTGCGCGTCGATCCAGCGCATCGCGGTGTCCACCGCATCGGCTGAATAAGCGGGGGCGGCGCCGTCCCTTTCCTGCTCCTTGCGCCACACGCCGGACAAAGTTGCGCGGGCATAGGAGGCGGCGTGGGCGTCGCGGTCCCGGCGGACGAGATAGACGATTCGCTTCGGCCCGCCGCGCGGCAGGAGCAATGCGAGCACGTCATCGAGCAGCGGCGGGTTTGCCGCCACCAGCGCCTCGAGCTGCGCCGGGAAGCATTTGACCCCGAACACGCCGTTGGGCGAGGTCCGGCGCGCGAGGAGAGATCGCCACAGCTCCTGCTGGAGCGAAGGCGCGCCATTGGCGAATGTATAAGGGCCGCCCGCCTCGAAGTTCAGATATTCGAGCGGCGCGCCGAGACAGCCAGTGGCCCAGAGCCCGTGGCTCAGCCAGGTGCTGCCGGTCCGCGGCACGGTGGCAAGCATCCAGGGCGTCGTCGGCGGACCGCGCCAGCGCGGGAAATCGAACTTGCCCTCGTATCCCGTATCCAGCCCTGTCAGCATTACGCCTCCCGGCACCGACGCTAAAGCGCGCAGTCCGCCCTGCCTAGCGGGCTATTGCGCGTTGGCGGCGAGCCTGGGGCTCGGCGGCAGGCCGGCCCGGGCGCGGGT
This genomic interval carries:
- a CDS encoding Stf0 family sulfotransferase produces the protein MLTGLDTGYEGKFDFPRWRGPPTTPWMLATVPRTGSTWLSHGLWATGCLGAPLEYLNFEAGGPYTFANGAPSLQQELWRSLLARRTSPNGVFGVKCFPAQLEALVAANPPLLDDVLALLLPRGGPKRIVYLVRRDRDAHAASYARATLSGVWRKEQERDGAAPAYSADAVDTAMRWIDAQAAAWEAMFRDLAVTPLRLCYEDALADPEGTVAEVAHYLGIAIDPAAAIPVPSIEKQTRDPAWSPRTGRASAG